TTAACTGGTGTTCAGATGTAGTCTGCTATTTCCTCTGTCTTTTGGTAATTACTTCAGTCTTTGCTTTATGCTTTGACAGCTGCCCGGCTTGTTTAAGTATAGTGGGTCCACTGTTTTGGGATTGAACCAGAAAAATCATGTGTGATAGTGGGAGACAGTTTGGCAAAGTTACTGCACTACACATACATAAATCATCCACCTCTTTACTCTATCAACTATGTTTATGTCTGTATCCATCTGTAGGGAAAAGGATAACTACCTTTGTTGCCAAGTTTCACAAACAACTGGAGTTAGAGTAAGAGATAATGTCACTTCACTTTATATTTTGGGAATGTCTCTGTCCTTAGTATGACATCTCATAGTAGTGACCTAGATACTAAAAGGATACTTTGGATACTTTGGATACTTTGGATACTTTGGATACCAAAACCCCTCTTTTGGACAAGTTTTTCCACTTCCAAGTCAACACgttttattttgcttaaaatgcaaagaaataaacaaatcaataaaaaaaaaacatcaattggACAGAACTTGCCTTGTGGTTCcacctttaaatcattttgacTAAAGTTAATAAAAATCACCCTTTCCAACCTCTTGGCTAACAACTTGTGTTTCCATCCACATAtcaaaagtacaataaaaagtattaagtatttggaaacatttttaaagctttgcaGAGGTTATGTGTGCTGGTGGGTTGAAAAAGTGCAATGAGAGCAGGGCAGGCCAATTAATCGTCTTGACTGAAAAGTTAAAAAGTAAAGAGGAAAAGACGGCCAAAGAAAGAACACAAATCCATGTCATTTACAATGATGATGCAGAAACTTAAAGGTGGCAGGTCGAGATGAAGACTAATGCAGTAAAATAACACGCAGCTGTTGATTTCAATCTGAGTTTTTCACTCCCTGAACAGTCAACATGGATCACTGAGTTGCATTTAAATCAGCTGCTGGAACAGAAAGTAAGATATTGGTCCAACTCAACATCACAGCAGGGTCATCTACTAATAATTTATGATTAatgaaactccctctggtgtAATTCTTGCCCTTTCTTACCcaccacacacatgcaaaaacaccaacacacacacaccgacacacttCTCTATGACTGCAATCGACCTTAAAGAGTCCGTTCCTCAGTGCTCCAAACAGGAAAGACTgatcataaacacacagaaattaTTTACGAGACAACATAGAATCCAGTCCAATAAATACTTTGGGAAACTGAGTCAAGAAAGAGTGGAAAAGCTGATCCAGTTCTAGCATCACTGAACGCTGTCGATGGTCTCTTGGCTGTGTCACATTtagcaaaaatatttaaatgtagaaaaactTCTAATTTGACAATCACAATTACAATAAAGAGTCCAAACTAATCaaaatagacacaaacacacacacacacacacacacacacacacacacacacacacacacacacacacacacacacacacacacacacacacacacacacacacacacacacacacacacacacacacacacacacacacacacacacacacacacgcccactgATTGGTCTACTTGGACTACCAACGGAAACAAGAGCACTTCTGATATCAAACAGGCTTTTTCATTCAAATGCAGATATGGGATTATACATGATAGTTACATTGACAACACATTTCTATCCATCTaagattttggaaaatatgacAATGACGGCTGAACACAAAGTTGAACACACTTTTGGTTGTTAACTCTTTCTAAGTAAAGTATACACATTTAAGCTAACGTGACATTGTGGCTCAGAGATATTTTACCCCTCTGCTGCGGACATATCGTGTGATATTAAATACATAGTAAACAGGAACTGAATTGAAAGAATTTACCCTTTTTTTCATGATTCTTCGACTAATCGTTTATTATGTTGTGTCGGTCGAAAAGAGCAAGATCAGACGCTGTAGATTCACAATATATAGGATAGCTTTATTGTGCAGCAAACTTGTTAGGAGATACTTTAAAGATACCTTCTgaacaaaatgttcaaatattctTGAAGTTTATGTACTTCAGAAGAGTGGATGATTGACATGAATCGAATGGTAACACATGAGGAACACAATGGGTTAGTAGGCATATGAAGTCTATGTTATGTAGGATTTTGAACATGCTTTAAATCCCAAGTGTTAATAATGTTCCTTTAAGCATAGTATTTACTGATTAAATAACTACGTTTCTGacttaatgaaagaaaaacaaatctattgCAGGCAGGAATTAAAGATAtctttccaaataaaaaatgggCTGGTTTGAGATGCAGCATGTGAGGCCGTGTCGCTTGATTTAGCAATTTTGCTTAAGACTACCATCATctatcctcctctccttctaatgttttgtttatgcttCCCAGCCCCCTCATTCTTCCCCACCCTTCCCTGAACTCATCGTGCAGTCTTCATTTCCGTTTCTCCTCTATCTCTTCATCCAAGACCTCAATTATACACCAGAGACTATCTTTATCGTGTAATCTTTCACTCACTGTCCTCTTACCCTCCAATCCCCCGCCACTGTTCTGCATGGTGGGAGCGAGACAAGAACACCTCACCCTAAATCACTGTTCACCGAGGTCAAACTGTAAGAGACGTCCAGACAGAAGAGCAGAGGAGTTGATCTCCACCCTGAATGTTCTATCATGATAGAGCAAAGAGCCAAATGACTGACCACGGAGGAAAGTGACTGCCACAtcacctgcagctgcagctcgcACAGGGCTTCACCAAAACCAAGCTGGCAGGATTTCCTTCAAGATCTTACCACTCAGATCATCTTTGTTCCTTTGGAGCCGAACACATCTCCTAAAAACCCAACTGATCCATAGTGTTAATTATCAAGTTAATGATCTTGTGCAATGctggaagaagaactcagatattgtactttagtaaaactAGTGTGCAAATactcttttataaataaaagtgctgtattcatttttttaaagaaacataaagtAACAAACAGGTACTCATTATGCATATTAGCAGTTTTCTGCATAATATGTGATATAATTAGTGAGGGATaatatgttcatatttgtaattctTCTATTGGAGCTAACTGTCATGAGTTATTTCTTAATAATGCCTAATTACTCTTTAGTTGAGATATATTTTGTCATAATAATATGAACATGCAAAGTTACATGTAACATATGGTGTCAAAGAAATGCAGAgtggaaaaaaaagtacattattgGCTTCCAAATTGTAGTAGAATCTAGTAGAAGTGTAAAGTAGCAGAGGTTggagaagtaatcagatcttgtacatgagtaaaagtagaagcaccACAGTGTagtctgttacaagtaaaagtcctgcatttaaaatgttagtcaagtaaaagtattagcatcaaaatatagtTAAAGTACCGACAGAAAAAGAAGTCATTATGCCGAtcggcccatttcagaataatatatattgaaaGTGTTctcagctggtaaaggtgcagctagtttgaatgactttgtatactgcagggtagcttgtgaatttactccaggtgaaactaaagtctgatttaagggttgattggATTTCACAACATTGATCCAAATCTGTACAGTAACTAgcagtgttaaataaatgtagtggagtaaaagtacacgattgACCTCTgcattgtagtggagtagaagaacacagtagcataaaatggaaatactcaagtaaagtacaagtacctcaaaaaagTACTTaggtaaatgtacttagttacttcccaacTCTGTAATGTAGCATAAAATAGAATGAATTTAGAAAAGTACATTAATTACTTAAACGTACTTCCTATGAGCTGAATGTCCCCAGCAGGGTGTGACTGCACTTTTGGTGTGTTTGCTGTGCTTTTACATTCTGTGCCATTTCTACAAATTGTGTAACCAAGGCAGCTAATGATGGGGACTAATAAGTTGCAGATGTAGAAGATGACAGATATGTTATCTTTCTCACCATTTACATGAGCACATGCAGGAGATACAGATCGTCAGATGGTAATCAGTAAGCTTTACATTGGTCtataaaaatgtgcacacacaatcTTGGCGAACACCTCAAAGGCATTGGTTTCTACATTTTGGAACGCCACAAATTCTGCCGAGTTGGGAGTCAGGTCTCCCAAAAATAAACTGCAGAAGAGAACACACATGTTGAAATACAGAGGGTAAATCATGCATGAAACCTAGATGGCCCACAGTTGGTTCACAGCCGATAcctgaaatatctcaaatgtGAGCATTATTCTAAACTGCTGGTTCATGAAGGGTCGCATGGTCTTCTTGGTTTAAGGGAATGTTTTTGATTATTGGTAAGTATTTTTTGGATTATTACCAGTAATTTTTGGATTATTGGTAAGATATAGTAAgatatacactttaaaaaacatcacataaaGGCATGGTGAAGAGCCACACTGCTAAGTCCACAGCGCCGTGGCAGATAAAAAGCCAAAGAGCTAAATAATAGTGTAGACTAAAACTCTAAATTTGTTATTAAAACTTATCTCTGATTTAATATTCATTGGAGATAATCACTTACAAACTCCCTGCTATGTTATTGCATTCACTTTTTGTTACAGGTCTTCACTTATAATGTTCTCTATGCATTGAATATAccatgaaatattaataaaataggTCAGGGGGTCATCCATTTgatcaacaattataaaaaaggtCCCTGTTAGGGAAAAAGGTTCACAATCTGCTCACCCCTCTTTCTCAGCACATATGATACACATGTGAAGAAAGACGGAGATGCTCTGAATGATTGATGGCGGATTTGGTTTATGTTCTTATACATTTCATTAGTTCATCTAACTCCTTCAGCTTTTAATACCAGAATCACAATACACCACATTAAAGGATAAGATGACCTAACTTGGCTCTTGGATGACACTGTTTACTCAACACAGCTGTACAAATACATGTGCTAACGTTTCAGTGCAGGCTGCAGTGTGGGAAATAGAGAATAGAAAAGAGGAAAGATTTATTCCAAAATAAATAGTATGAAAAGAACGACACCTAGTGAGATGTCAGAGGACCTGTAGACAGAGTCACATCTCGCGTTAATTCTCCAAAACAAGGGTTGTTTGCTAAAATCCAGCAGATGGCACCATAGTACTTTTATGCTGCTTGACCTGTGTCGAGACTAATCGGGGGTTTTCCAGCTTCTCCATGAAACTGGAAGAAAATTGCGTTAAATTGTCAGTCTACTGCTTAAAAGGTACTTTTATTATGAGGtacaattattcaaatgaattgtcattttatttctgagACTGCTCAGTAACCTGGTGAAGAATCAGACAGAAGTTACTTAAACTAAGCGCCCTAACATTTGAATTGTGCAACATTTAGAAAGCCTGGCAAAAATCTCTGTTTGATCAAAAATTGTGCACAATTAAAGTGGCCTGCCTTTTTTCTGCCTTAGTTTAATATTTGAATCCAGCAACTTCggtttaaaagtatttaaatgtgtgtattttacaacCTGAATATTTGATTCAACACTTAGAAATGAGTGACAAATACCTACACAACTGAATTCATGAATGCATTAAAAGTGGATCTTGACACAGGAATCCCTTTTTTAAACCTCATGCAAGAACgaaatatttaagaaatggCCCACTCATTTAAACCAGGAGCATTTGGAGCCTTCGAGTTCATGGTCCCACATTAATGGCTGGTAATCCAGCCTTGAATATAAACCAATTGTAAGCAGTTTAACTAAAGACTgatgtctctttgtttttgtttcaatatttcatttgaaacaaatcaataaaggaaaagcaaaaatCTGAGATGGGCAGAAATTAATGctcctgattttttttctgcttttcaatCCTGTTAATAATCCCTGGAACACCCGGGTTCAATTTACGACCTCTTGTCAGTGCTAGACCTCTAGTTTAGGAGCCACGGATTTACAAATGGCCCATAAAATTAATTTAAGGTCACAGCTGAGGGCCAGGAGTCATCCATaatgtgtgtctctgcatgTTTCTGTTTACATGAGTGAGATCAGTGCTGACATCAATGTGGTCTTGACATCTCCTGCCACAGCATCAAACAGGAAGCTGAGTCACAGATAGAGCAATTCGCTTCCTGTTTATCTTGGCACAGTAGTTTACTGCATTAAGTCAAGACTGGTCAAGAAAGCAGAACAGTCTTATAACCAAATGGGGAAACACATTGGCAGGGAGGCTGTATGGATCTCTTgggctgctttaaaaaaactgagTTCAGTTCACACAGTGTTTTTGTACAAATAATATCTCCTGTGGGATTATTAAATGATAAACAACTTGTAAACCTTGAAATTTAGGAGTGCTAAGgcattttataaacattttctcatgggcaatatgtgtgttttgttttgagcaaTGCACATATGTGAACCAATGCTGTCTGAAAATGATCATATGTGTTCATTGGTGAGAAAGAACCTTTTGCACATTTAACAATGTAAACATttgcaaaagtgtgtgtgttctgttatGTTTTGATGAAGAAGCGTAATATGGACTTTTTTCTCGATATTCAACATGATATTCTCACAGTGTAAATGTCCCATTAACATACTCCCACATTGAGCACTTTGGAGTGCTGCAGCATGGCTTACAGCGCAGAGCACGTCAGAGAATCTCATTAGCGGCTGTGGAAGAGTTTAGTGGGGGCTTACACTACTACTCAGCAAAGGGCTCTTACTGAGGTCAGGGTTAAAACTGATTGGAAATAGGCCTCATGTTAAGGTTCGAACTGCATGAAGTGTCATTAGCTAAATTAGCTACTGCTTTACAAGGACTGAACATTTTAAGTTTCTTGCATAGTAGGAGGAACAGGAAAGTCTGTAACAGATTAATTATTACTGCAAAAGTGCAACTTTAATAGTTTGTGTGGGACATTCTTAATAATGTACATTGCTGGTCCTCGGCATCTAAAATACATATTGATTAAACCGTGTGAAACAAATATTGTactcctctacagaaaaaaatatatagccCACAATTTGTGTTATGGAAgattgcttttaaaatataaacttttttcccttttcGCAGCATTTTGGATTCGTCAAAGCCATTTTAACATTTACTgtgaatttaaaatgcaaattgtgcaaacatttaaatctgAGTATTTAGATGAACAAAAGTGTGGCATAGCGGTGATTTTCTCAGTTTAAGATGATTatgcacaaataaaaaggttgaaataaataagatatTCTGTATCACATGCGAAAAGATCAACCTAAATCCTGCACAGTGGTCCGGTGAGAAACACATCTAGTTTTGCAAACATCCGACCATCTCTGCTAACTGGTTGAAACAAACCGTGACGCAACGGGTGTTGCTAGCAAGCCACTTTATTAGCAGAATATCTCAATGTTTATGCAATCTGGCTCAACTTTAACAGCAAACACTTTTTTCAACAATGCACTGTACGACTCATTTGACATAAAATAGGTAGCAAAAATGTAACTAACATTTGCATCTTCACAAATTAGCTCACCATTAGCTTGTCTTTACAGCTAGCTACCTCACTAATCTCTTCTAGCGTTTGCTCAAGTCAGCTGATGTAACTAGGTTTGTTTGTCTGATCATGATATTTGATATATGCCAGATTATTTTTCCCCACTGAATGTTATTTTGAGACACAACCATGTTAGCAACTTTGTATACAAACACCAGGGCTTGAATTCACTATTAAGTGGAAGCAAATGTAGGACATGTGGGACATGTGGGGGGTGgttttagtgtttatttccCCTTAAAAAAGGGTACTTTTACCTTCTACCAATATGAATTGAACTCCAAAGTCTGCTACTTTATACAAATTTGAGACGTTTTtgcttgaaaccttgaaacctagaTGGCCTAAGGAGTGCATTCAGTCAATGTGGGTTTAAAATCCagaacaaagaataaaaatagtTGACGGTGTTAAGgagtgagaggaggaaaggaagcaGTGAGAAGAGGCCATTCAGCTAACGGGCTCACTGTAATCTCATAATGAACTTCTACTTGTGGGAATAAAAGACAAGTGGATGAAAAAGAGGCTCAGCTAAAAAAGAGGAACAGTGGGATGGGATAGGACACCGGGAAGGAATGATGTGATTAGAAGGGAGGGGGCCATAGATCGATTGATGAGTTAACTAATTTGCCCACCACTTTCAACaaacttaatttaatttactATCCTGTTTATGTATAAAGAGGGCTGCACATTCAGCTCATTTACAataactaacacacacacacacaattgttttcatatttagtGATTGCTTTGGCAGCCAAACAAGGGGTCTATCTGAAATACCTTTACAAATCCTCTATGTCCTCAGAAATTGGAAAATCAAGGCATCATCCACTTGACAAGTCAAAGGTCAGATAAGCAGATTCACAGTTAGCATCCCCAGCAGTAAGCCTGCATTGAGCCCCTTGGGGAATGGGGAAAGTTCAGTGACACTACTGTGTCAAGTCTGCGTAAATTTGACCTAAATgccatatttttaaataataggGTTGCATTTGTTATCTCTGTATTAGTTGCTCAAATGTTTGACGGATAAAGTGCTATCAGATTCAGTTTCATCCAgactaatacacacacatttctaaacaACGGTAAGTCAAAGTAATTTtgccaaataaatataaagtttgCTTATCAACAACAAGCCTCCATAGATGTTTTAAGGTCTGATTCACAGAGAATGCAGTGATAATACTTTTAAGCTAAGGGGTATAAGCATTGCATTATATGTATATGCATGCATTTCTATGCATgcctgtgtgtaaatgtgtgtgtcacagcatATACAGGGTAATCTGCGGTAAGCTGGTTTATGGGCTCGTCTGCAGTGACGCAGATATCCGTGCCAAGCTTTGCACTGATAGATTCTTCATGACAACCTACCTGCATGGAACTGTATATGGCCTATACCCTACATACTGACAGACAGTCTACATCCTACATAATAGGGGAGATCATTGCACCGAATACAGaccattttaacatttttataataaatatatattacattatatacGAGTAATGCACCAGTAAGGGTGTAAAGTTACATCTGatttgtgcatataaatgcaTTCAGGGCCAAATGATGGTgggttaaaacaaataaaaacctagGGGAATGTGGCTGTATGTACATTCCCTTTCTCATCTGTGAATGATCACTTAAGGAAATGTCATATAATGGTGAAATAATTTACATTGGCTGAGTAATTGTAATAAGGCAGCAGCTTAAGCAACCCTTGTGTTTTACTGAATGCCATAATTGTACCAAGTTAAAGTTTATACCAGACATCAAATATTATGCATTTATTGGTAAATTAAGATGATTTCTAAACCGTGTATCATTACTGCAATGATCAAACTTAACAATTTGGAACAGAAATGGGACTAACCCTATTGATGGTTAGTTTGGAGAGGATGGAGTGTCGATAAATCGATACAAAGTGAGTCCAATGTGTCTCATCTGTTGGTGAAGTAACGCCCATTCTTCAGACACGCCTCCCTGAGCTTGCAGCAACTCAGAGTAACTATTATATGGGAAGCGGCTGTCTTTATTTGTAGGTGAGGGTTGTCAATCAAACCGCCCCGCCCCAACGCCTCTCAGACGGGAAGCGCTCTGTTCAGAACTTCTTCAGCAGCTGTGGAGTGGGACCTCTGTGGCACCACACAGTACCAACGAGCAAGAAACGGGCAAAATGTGAAGGAAAACAGCCATACACCACTGTCTGAAAGTGGGTGTGCAGTGGGAAAGTGTAGCAGTCCTTAAACGAGTGCTTAAAGTTGTTGTTACGCAGCAGGGGCGCGTACTACTCCGTGCGTAAAAGTGAGTCAGGGGGTAAGGTaaaaaactactactactacttcgGTGGAAGAAAAGATTTCATGGTTACAATGGATGCGATAGTGGGCCTTTGGGACGAAATTAGACGCTCACACTGAGAAGAAGAATTGTTCAAACTTTTGCAGTTGATGTTTTTAGAGATTGGAGACCGGAGCGGAGAGCGCAGTGTAGCAGCAGATGCTGGACAGTGACTAAGCCTTACGGCTGGGAGGCTAATGAATTGCATTTGTCTGGACTCCAGACTTTATGTAAGAAGTAGGACAAGAAGTTAGGAGACCGTCTAACTATTAATTTCCGCCACACGTAGAGACGATTGTTTTGCCCAGCGTCTTGATGTTATGATAGTCATCAACTACCAAAGCTCCGGCAGGAGTTAGTGGCAAGTTTCTACATATACATCTACATCTGTCTACCTCTTTTCAACATGGACGAAAGTGTTGATAGTGTTGACAGCTGCTCGGACGGGGAGAGCATCAACCTCAGCGTGCTCAACTGGGAGCAAGTGCAGCGGCTGGACAACATTCTTACCGGCTCCATCCCCATCCACGGCCGCTGGAGCTTCCCTACCCTGGAGGTGAAGCCGCGGGATATCGTCAAGGTGGTCCGGAGCCGCATGGAGGAGAAGCGGATCCATGTCCGGGAGGTGCGGCTGAACGGTTCTGCCGCCAGCTACGTCTTGCACGAGGACAGCGGTCTGGGGTGGAAAGATTTGGACTTAATATTCTGTGCCGACCTGAAGGGAGAGATGGAGTTTCAAATAGTGAAAGATATTGTGCTGGACTCTCTTCTGGACTTCCTGCCCGAGGGGGTGAATAAAGAAAAGATCACACCAGTGACCTTAAAGGTAGTATATTTAACACGTGGCTCATATATGTAGATCATATAATTGTGTATCAAACCTGACAGCATATGCACATCTTTCATTTTCCTTCccatttatttacacattaaaCACTGCCGCAGTCACttgcattttctgtttgtaaatGCACctacatttactgtaaataaatcGTACACAAACAAGATTTAGATCTGACCTGAATACATGCAACCTGCACAGAGACATAAGCCCTCAAATAGTAAAAAGGTCTGTTTCCAATTCAAAGAGGATTCTGTCTAATCCAATTGGAGTTGGATCCACATTAATAAATCGGGCCTCAGTTACCTGGATACTGAGGACTGACCGAGCTACTAATGACCCACTAACAGATGTGATAAGCAAAACATCATTACTAACAAACCAAATCCAAGATTTCCATCTACTGCAAATAGCATTTATGTCCTCTTGTTAAAGCCTGATCAAAGCAatcctgttttttgttgttgcatgttttattcagagCATTTCAATGTAAAGGGTACATGTGTGGTCTTTGGAATAATAAGGAAAGCATGTTTATGTTGGTGTACTAACACCATATTACACCAGCTGCAAAACGAGGAAAAAAGAGTTTGAGTTAAACACAGGGAAAGCAGTAGGCCTTTGTGatggaaaaaagaaatctgacatTCATCACTGTGGCCTTTTATTTGCTTTGATTATATTGCAGTGGTCTTCATGACTTGAATATAGAAACACTCattaacaaatgttttgaagTTTGTTATACAATGTTGCCCATAAAGTTAGAAGGAAGTATTTTTGACCTCTTTTCATGAAATGATTGTGTGTTAAtaggaataaaaagaggaatgtGTCTGAAACAAAACTTCATGGGCAACAGTGTATATTGTTAATTATTCATTTGCTTTGATTCAGGAGGATATGGCAGTTAAGTCTAACAATGTTTTTGGTGTCTTGACTTCAGTTTTCAATCACTGAATTCAAACTTTAGATGCAATATTTAGTCTTTGTAAACTCCTAACATTTCCCTTGTGCATTTTTTAGGAAGCCTATGTGCAAAAGATGGTCAAAGTGTGCAATGATTCGGACCGCTGGAGTCTCATCTCCCTCTCCAACAACCGTGGCAAAAATGTGGAGCTCAAATTTGTGGACTCTCTTCGACGGCAGTTTGAGTTCAGCGTGGACTCCTTCCAGATCCGCCTGGACTCACTTCTCCTTTTCTACGAGTGCTCGGAGCACCCCATGGCTGCCACTTTCCACCCTACAATCCTCGGGGAGAGCGTCTACGGCGACTTTCCCACCGCCCTTGACCACCTGCGCAAGCGCCTCATCTGCACCAGGAGCCCAGAGGAGATCCGAGGCGGGGGTCTGCTGAAATACTGCCACTTGCTGGTGCGGGGTTTCCGCGCAGCCTCTGAAACTGAGATGAAACTGCTGCAGCGCTACATGTGCTCGCGTTTCTTCATAGACTTTCCCGACGTGAGCGAGCAAAGGAGAAAGCTGGAGTCTTATCTGCAGAACCACTTTGTGGACTTAGAGGACAGGAAGTATGACTATCTGGCCACGCTgtacagagtggtgcaggaaagCACGGTGTGTCTGATGGGCCATGAGAGGCGCCAGACACTTAGTCTAATATCGTCGCTGGCGTTGCGCGTCCTGGCCGAGCAGAACGCCATCCCAAACGCAGCCAACGTCACCTGCTTCTACCAGCCAGCTCCTTATGTGTCAGACGGTAACTTCAGCAACTATTACGTAGCGCAGGTTCAGCCCATGTACCACTGTCCTCCCTCGCCTACGCACCGGTACATTCCCCCTCAGCACCATCCCATGTACGCCACCTGGTTGCCGTGTAACTAAACTTTGTGCAAGTAAAGCACATTTGGAACCAACTCCTTAAAAAGGGATGCTTTTAATCTGCTCCTTGAGATTGGACATTGAGGGAaatgagaaaaggaaaggaCATGAGACATAATTAGACagataagattaaaaaaagggaataaaggAAGCAGGGGAAATGAAGACAAGGAACCTGGATCGAGGCAGTGGGCCAGAGAAAGGCTTTTCCTTGGGTCAAGGTGCCACAGTACGAAAAGCTGAGCAAACAGGGAGGGTAGCCAACGAGAGAGGCTGACCCATCAGATTTAGGGTTCTCTCATCAGTGCTATGGTTGATTTGGCAAACAAGAGTCTGGGTATAACTGTTGTTGGAACTTGCACATTCTCTTCATATTATAACCAAAACAGACTTGCATACAGCTGCGGAGAGTGGCTTAGGACACACGTGATGTGCTGGTATCGAGTTATGGTCAGAGAAAAGTTGACGTGCGCTCGTATGAGACTCCTTTTCACAGacaatgcaaaaaaaggaaCTGGATAATGTTTACTGACTTTGATTCTCAACTGAATactgagacaaaaaaaacaacgaaGCAATGCATGTATTGTTTAAGTGCCTGGATCAAGCCTCAAAGGAAGAGATGTCTTTATCGTAGAGAACTGTTGAGTCGTATCATTGATTTTCAAAGTGATAATGAATGTACTGTCGAACGGAGAGTTTATTTATGCTGAGTAAGGTCTC
The sequence above is drawn from the Eleginops maclovinus isolate JMC-PN-2008 ecotype Puerto Natales chromosome 15, JC_Emac_rtc_rv5, whole genome shotgun sequence genome and encodes:
- the LOC134876987 gene encoding terminal nucleotidyltransferase 5A-like, whose translation is MDESVDSVDSCSDGESINLSVLNWEQVQRLDNILTGSIPIHGRWSFPTLEVKPRDIVKVVRSRMEEKRIHVREVRLNGSAASYVLHEDSGLGWKDLDLIFCADLKGEMEFQIVKDIVLDSLLDFLPEGVNKEKITPVTLKEAYVQKMVKVCNDSDRWSLISLSNNRGKNVELKFVDSLRRQFEFSVDSFQIRLDSLLLFYECSEHPMAATFHPTILGESVYGDFPTALDHLRKRLICTRSPEEIRGGGLLKYCHLLVRGFRAASETEMKLLQRYMCSRFFIDFPDVSEQRRKLESYLQNHFVDLEDRKYDYLATLYRVVQESTVCLMGHERRQTLSLISSLALRVLAEQNAIPNAANVTCFYQPAPYVSDGNFSNYYVAQVQPMYHCPPSPTHRYIPPQHHPMYATWLPCN